One genomic window of Tachypleus tridentatus isolate NWPU-2018 chromosome 12, ASM421037v1, whole genome shotgun sequence includes the following:
- the LOC143235331 gene encoding uncharacterized protein LOC143235331 isoform X2 encodes MFANSEPVRGFEEGALQMCFADLRQNLINEHQLLFFKGERSRQEEKYIFSIKKESTRQEKVGRNRPETAQTVNIKQ; translated from the exons A TGTTTGCTAATTCAGAACCTGTTAGAGGGTTTGAAGAAGGTGCACTCCAGATGTGCTTTGCTGATCTTAGGCAG aacctcataaatgaacatcagttgctgttttttaag ggtgagagaagcagacaagaagaaaaatatattttcagcattaaAAAAGAATCAACGAGACAAGAAAAAGTTGGTAGAAACCGTCCTGAAACTGCtcagacagttaacatcaaacagtga
- the LOC143235331 gene encoding exocyst complex component 6-like isoform X6: protein MYNCLLIQNLLEGLKKVHSRCALLILGRVREADKKKNIFSALKKNQRDKKKLVETVLKLLRQLTSNSD, encoded by the exons ATGTATAAT TGTTTGCTAATTCAGAACCTGTTAGAGGGTTTGAAGAAGGTGCACTCCAGATGTGCTTTGCTGATCTTAGGCAG ggtgagagaagcagacaagaagaaaaatatattttcagcattaaAAAAGAATCAACGAGACAAGAAAAAGTTGGTAGAAACCGTCCTGAAACTGCtcagacagttaacatcaaacagtgattag
- the LOC143235331 gene encoding exocyst complex component 6-like isoform X5, producing the protein MCFADLRQCLLIQNLLEGLKKVHSRCALLILGRVREADKKKNIFSALKKNQRDKKKLVETVLKLLRQLTSNSD; encoded by the exons TGTTTGCTAATTCAGAACCTGTTAGAGGGTTTGAAGAAGGTGCACTCCAGATGTGCTTTGCTGATCTTAGGCAG ggtgagagaagcagacaagaagaaaaatatattttcagcattaaAAAAGAATCAACGAGACAAGAAAAAGTTGGTAGAAACCGTCCTGAAACTGCtcagacagttaacatcaaacagtgattag
- the LOC143235331 gene encoding uncharacterized protein LOC143235331 isoform X8, with the protein MCFADLRQNLINEHQLLFFKGERSRQEEKYIFSIKKESTRQEKVGRNRPETAQTVNIKQ; encoded by the exons ATGTGCTTTGCTGATCTTAGGCAG aacctcataaatgaacatcagttgctgttttttaag ggtgagagaagcagacaagaagaaaaatatattttcagcattaaAAAAGAATCAACGAGACAAGAAAAAGTTGGTAGAAACCGTCCTGAAACTGCtcagacagttaacatcaaacagtga